TCCTGAATAGCAGCACCAATGTCGCCGATCCGTGCCCCTGGCTTGACCTCTGCAATACCCCGCATGAGGCACTCTTGGGTCACCTCGACCAACTTTTTCGCCTTGGGTGAAGGCGTACCGACTAGGAAAGTCTTAGAAGTATCGCCGTGATAACCATCAACAAGAGGCGTCACATCAACATTAATGATGTCCCCCTCTTTAAGAATCTGCTTAGCATTAGGAATGCCGTGGCATACCACTTCGTTGATGCTAGTGCAGATAGATTTGGGAAATCCTTTGTAGCCAAGCGGAGCGCTCTTGGCCCCACGAGCCTTAGTCCAGCGTTCTGCCTCGTCGTTGACTTCCAGAGTGCTTACCCCTGGTTTTATCATCGGTTCCAGATGGAGGAGAAGTTCGGCAGCCAAGCGCCCAGCTTGACGCATTTTGTCCAACTCCCGACCCGATAAAAGCTCGACCATATCGCGTTTCATGCTGTTTTGTTCCTTAAGGGCATAATTATTGTCACGGATACGGTAGCATCTAAGTATTTGCTTTTGACTTTACCGCTTGGCAGATTCCGTTTTGCCCCTATATCCAACTCTCGGTAAACCGGAGTATTAGGGTTCTTCCGTTTCTGGTATGCTAAATTCCTTGTCAGCTTTACTGGGCAAGAGTTTAACTTAAAAAAACCTGAACATAACCTGAAAGCCTTGCCCAGTAAAGCTTGTGAGATAAACTTTTGACTTTTAGCATGACTTTGTACGAAAGAGCAGGGGTTTCCTCGTTTAATTGCTTTGATGAACTTTTTCTCTAATCCTATTCAACATCCCACTTGGTCGGTGGATTACCAATTTTCCTCTGCTTAGAGTGACACAAGATAGATAACAGAGCATACCTGATAAATCTTTGTTTTATAACCATCTGTAGTGTGCCAGTTTCGCCTTGGGGAGTTTAAATTTAAAAGATAGTGGAGCAAAAATGTTTCCTAATGGTCTATTCTGATTTCTCCAGACAAATTACCCCGTCGTTTGCGGGTCTTGTGCTGTTGAGTTTGACGCTCGTTGCTAGCCCAACTCCTTCCCTGGCGCTACAGCTTGCTCAGCTACAGTCTGCACCAAGACAGCAGAATAGCAGCTTTGTGGAATCGCAGACAGCAGCTTACACTTTAGGAGGAGGCGATCGCATCCGCATCGATATTTTAGAAGTCCCCCAATACAGCGGGGAGTACCAGCTGCTAGTAGATGGCTCAATCAATATGCCCCTGGTTGGCAAAATATCCCTATTCGGGCTGACATTGGAACAGGCGTCTGAGGCGATCTCTGCTAAATACGCTAGTATCCTCAAATATCCCGCGATCACGGTGAATCTTGTGGAGCCTCGTCCCGTAACCATTTTGGTTTCGGGGGAAGTGGAGCGTCCTGGAACCTACACCGTATCTGTCAGAGAGCCTTCGTCTCCAAATGTACGCTTTCCAACTGTGACGCAGGCAATTCAGCTGGCGGGGGGAATGAATCTAAGTGCAGATCTCGCAAACGTACAGCTACGCCGAAAGAAAAGGTCAGGTTCGCCAGAAGTGATAAAACTCGATCTGACAGAACTATTGCAGGCAGGTGCTAGCAATCAAGACATCAAAATACGCGACGGAGACACCATTTTCGTCCCCACTCAAAGTAATTTCAACCAGGTACAAGCCAGCCAGATAGCTGCTTCAAACTTTGGAGTCGATCCAATTCGACCGCTGACTGTTGCAATTGCGGGTGAAGTTGCCCGTCCTGGGACATATATCATAGCTGAACGAGGAGGAGTAAACACCAATGCCGATAGATCGGCCGCTATCCTTCCAAGTTTGACAAGAGCAATTCAGCAGGCTGGGGGAATTACCTCCGCAGCTGATATTCGCCAGATCCAGGTACGCAGGCTCACTAGAGCAGGCGCACAACAAATTATTAACGTCAACCTATGGAATCTATTGCAGACAGGAGATATCAGTCAAGAACTGGTATTGCAAGATAGAGACACCATTTTTGTCCCCACTGCAACCGACGTAAACCCTACAGAAGCAGCCCAAATCGCTACGGCTACTTTTTCCCCCGCTACTATTAGAATTAACGTGGTAGGAGAAGTTCCCAAGCCTGGAGTGGTGGAGGTGCCACCAAATACCCCATTAAATCAGGCTCTGCTGGCAGCGGGAGGATTCGACAGACGGCGAGCGCGTCAAAGTTCTGTAGAACTGATTCGCCTCAACCAAAATGGCACTGTTTCTCGAAGAACAGTGGTTGTTGATTTTGCCGAAAGCATCAACGAGGTAAATAATCCCCTACTCCGCAATAACGACGCGATCGTAGTAAGTCGATCTGGCATGACTAGAGTTTTGGACACCATAGACTCTCTCTTAAGACCTGTAAATAATATTTCTGTCCTATTGAGACTTCTGGGGCTGTTTTAGTCAATACAGCGATCCTATCAGGTAGACAAACAAGATGAATATTCGCGGATTATGTGGCTAGTATCGAATTAAGCAAAGCTTAGGGATTTTTCTGAGGTATAACTCACTTCAAACGAAGTAAAAATATGAATACAGAACACGAATTCCATCCGCTTTCACCCAAGCGTAATGCCAAGCACTCTCAGTCATTGTCGCAAAGCTACACAGATCAGCCATCGGAGAGCGATGATTCTCAACTTAGCATCGGTTGGGTGTTGGCAGTTCTACGCCGTCGGGCATTTGTAATACTGTTTGTAGCAATTGCCTTAACTGGAACCCTGGGCAGTTTGCTGGTCTTGAAAGCAAAGAAGACTCCTCCAGTGTATGAAGGCTTGTTTAAGCTTTTAGTTGAGCCTGTAACAAGTGAAGCCAAATTGACCAGGCTAGCCTTACTGGATCAAACACTAGGTGGAAGAACAGCTGCACAAGATATTAGGATCTCAACCGATACCTTGGATTATGAAACTCAAATTAGGGTTTTACAGAGTGCAAAACTAATGGAGCCAGTCATCAAGGAGTTGCAAACTCAGTATCCGGATATTACTTATAACTCATTGAGCAAGCAACTGAAGATTACGCGCATTAATTATTTACAAGATGGAAAACAACTAGGAACCAAAATTTTAGAAGTCAGCTACCAAGATGACGAGATAAAAAAAATTAAGTTGGTATTGGATAAAATTGCCCAAGCTTATCTAGCCTACAGTCTCCAGCAACGCCTGACAAGCACGCAGCAGGGAATTAAGTTTATTGAAGAACAGCTGCCTCACTTGGAAAACAGAGTTGACACGCTGCAAAGGCAACTACAAAAACTGCGGCAGGAAAACAACTTGACCGATCCTAAGACTCAGGGCGAAGAACTGTCTCGTCAAGCAACTTATCTGGCTAACGCACGAGCAGACGTGGAACAACAACTAGCTCAGGCCAGAATAGTCTACGCCAACCTAAAAAAGATAGCCCAAGACAACCCTACCTCGCTTCTAAGTAACGATGCTGTGGCCTATGGTCAGTTACTCAGACAGGCGCAGGAGTTAGATAGTCAGATTGCACAAACTTCAGTGCAATTCCAGCAAGACAGCATTCCGATGAAAATTTTACTCCAAAAACAGGAAAATATGCGTTCCCTGTTGCGTCAAGAAGCTGAAGCGATTGTGGAAAAAGCTGCCGGACAAATTCGGGAACTAGAGGCTCGCCAGAAAGCAATTGTACAAGGTCAAGGAATGTTAAATCAAAAACTGAAAAAATGGCCTTATGTAGATCGCCAGTACGCCGATATTCAGCGAAATTTACAAATTGCCACCGATGCTCTTAATCAATTTTTAGCCAAGCAAGAAGGGTTACGGATAAGTGCTGCCCAAGAACAAGCGCCTTGGGAGCTAATTGTTGCGCCTGAGGTAAAGCAGGATGAGAAGGGTAATTTCATACCTGCTACAGCGAATAAAACTAAGCGCCAGCTAATGATAGTAGCTATTTTGAGCTTCTTGTTGTCTATAGGAGTAGGTTTCCTGGTGGAGATTATCAATAATGTCTTCCATACTCCTGAAGAAATTAGAGCTGCAACCAAACTGCCCATACTAGCAGTTATACCTTTGGCCAAGAGACGGAAAAAGTTGGCTTCCGTAGCAAAATTAGCTAGTTTGTCTCAACTAGCAGCGGCCACAAATCTTCTTGTACTGCAGCGGAGTGAGAAGCCGAAGCAAGATAAGGATTTTATGTTTTGGGAAGCTTTCCGCTCTCTGCATACGAATATCCGCTTGCTGAGTGCTGAAAGTCCTGTCGAATCTTTGGTAATTAGCTCGGCAGGGCCTGGAGATGGTAAATCTACCGTGGCTTTGCACTTAGCGCAGACGGCAGCCGCTATTGGTCAGCGAGTGTTACTGGTGGACGCCGATCTGCGCCGTCCTAAGCTGCATAAGATGATGGACTTACCGAATGTGCGCGGACTCAGCGATGCCATTGCCACAGACATCGGTCTTAATGAAGTTATCCAGCGATCTCGTAGCGGTGAAGCAGAAGCAGCCTGGCAGGACAACCTGTTTGTATTGACTGCTGGCCCGGTTCCCTCAGACCCAATTAAGCTGCTCTCCTCTTCAAAAATGTGGCATTTAATGGAGCAATTCCAAGCCTTCTTCGACTTAGTTATCTACGATACGCCACCTCTGGTGGGACTCGCTGATGGCAGCCTCCTAGCTTCCCATGCGGGTGGAATTATCGTTGTCGTCAATATTGACAAAACTGACCGTTTCATGTTAATGAAGGCATTAGATGGCTTAACTTTTGGTGGGGCTTCAGTTTTGGGAATAGTTGCCAATGGTGTTAAAGGAAAGGCTGCTAGCTCATATCAGTGACGCGAAACACATACTGATAGCGAAATGGCACGAAGATAAGCATACAGTAGGATAGGATGCGGGGAAACTTTGTCTAAAAATATCTCCGTGTGTGTCGTCTCTCCCTTTGAGGAGCATCTTCATAATCGCTTAACAAGCCGGCTATACAGCACATATAGCAAAGTGCAACGGAAGCCTACAAACACAGTCCTTTGCTTGGTTTGAGCGGTCAATACTGTCCTAAAATATCTGACTGTGGC
This DNA window, taken from Argonema galeatum A003/A1, encodes the following:
- the map gene encoding type I methionyl aminopeptidase, which produces MKRDMVELLSGRELDKMRQAGRLAAELLLHLEPMIKPGVSTLEVNDEAERWTKARGAKSAPLGYKGFPKSICTSINEVVCHGIPNAKQILKEGDIINVDVTPLVDGYHGDTSKTFLVGTPSPKAKKLVEVTQECLMRGIAEVKPGARIGDIGAAIQEYAESQGFSVVRNFAGHGVHRVFHTAPEVLHYGKRGTGMRLKPWMVFTIEPMINEGTWEVEILKDGWTAVTKDRKLSAQFEHTVAVTEAGVEILTQS
- a CDS encoding SLBB domain-containing protein, with translation MVYSDFSRQITPSFAGLVLLSLTLVASPTPSLALQLAQLQSAPRQQNSSFVESQTAAYTLGGGDRIRIDILEVPQYSGEYQLLVDGSINMPLVGKISLFGLTLEQASEAISAKYASILKYPAITVNLVEPRPVTILVSGEVERPGTYTVSVREPSSPNVRFPTVTQAIQLAGGMNLSADLANVQLRRKKRSGSPEVIKLDLTELLQAGASNQDIKIRDGDTIFVPTQSNFNQVQASQIAASNFGVDPIRPLTVAIAGEVARPGTYIIAERGGVNTNADRSAAILPSLTRAIQQAGGITSAADIRQIQVRRLTRAGAQQIINVNLWNLLQTGDISQELVLQDRDTIFVPTATDVNPTEAAQIATATFSPATIRINVVGEVPKPGVVEVPPNTPLNQALLAAGGFDRRRARQSSVELIRLNQNGTVSRRTVVVDFAESINEVNNPLLRNNDAIVVSRSGMTRVLDTIDSLLRPVNNISVLLRLLGLF
- a CDS encoding GumC family protein, whose amino-acid sequence is MNTEHEFHPLSPKRNAKHSQSLSQSYTDQPSESDDSQLSIGWVLAVLRRRAFVILFVAIALTGTLGSLLVLKAKKTPPVYEGLFKLLVEPVTSEAKLTRLALLDQTLGGRTAAQDIRISTDTLDYETQIRVLQSAKLMEPVIKELQTQYPDITYNSLSKQLKITRINYLQDGKQLGTKILEVSYQDDEIKKIKLVLDKIAQAYLAYSLQQRLTSTQQGIKFIEEQLPHLENRVDTLQRQLQKLRQENNLTDPKTQGEELSRQATYLANARADVEQQLAQARIVYANLKKIAQDNPTSLLSNDAVAYGQLLRQAQELDSQIAQTSVQFQQDSIPMKILLQKQENMRSLLRQEAEAIVEKAAGQIRELEARQKAIVQGQGMLNQKLKKWPYVDRQYADIQRNLQIATDALNQFLAKQEGLRISAAQEQAPWELIVAPEVKQDEKGNFIPATANKTKRQLMIVAILSFLLSIGVGFLVEIINNVFHTPEEIRAATKLPILAVIPLAKRRKKLASVAKLASLSQLAAATNLLVLQRSEKPKQDKDFMFWEAFRSLHTNIRLLSAESPVESLVISSAGPGDGKSTVALHLAQTAAAIGQRVLLVDADLRRPKLHKMMDLPNVRGLSDAIATDIGLNEVIQRSRSGEAEAAWQDNLFVLTAGPVPSDPIKLLSSSKMWHLMEQFQAFFDLVIYDTPPLVGLADGSLLASHAGGIIVVVNIDKTDRFMLMKALDGLTFGGASVLGIVANGVKGKAASSYQ